The proteins below come from a single Aphanothece sacrum FPU1 genomic window:
- a CDS encoding UDP-glucose dehydrogenase family protein produces MRVCVIGTGYVGLVTGVCLAHIGHHVICVDNNEEKIKLMKSGQSPIYEPGLSDLMQGCTESGKLEFTSDLAAGVAHGEILFIAVGTPALPNGESDTRYVEAVARGIGSNLNGGYKVIVNKSTVPIGSGDWVRMIVLDGFNEQKNSNITPEFDVVSNPEFLREGSAVYDTFNPDRIVLGSNNDKAIAMMQQLYSPLVERKFGDDISLPPVPVVVTDLNSAEMIKYAANAFLATKISFINEVANICDRVGADVTQVAKGIGLDSRIGNKFLQAGIGWGGSCFPKDVLALIHTATDYGYETELLNAAVQVNKRQRLIAVEKLQQELKILKGKTIGLLGLTFKPDTDDMRDAPSLIIIEQLNRLGAKVKAYDPIVSQSGMSHGLSGVIIETDPEMLADSCDALVLVTDWQAFLTLNYGKMASLMINPVIIDGRNFLERSKLEQAGFRYVGIGR; encoded by the coding sequence ATGCGCGTTTGTGTTATCGGAACAGGTTATGTGGGATTAGTAACCGGAGTTTGTTTAGCTCATATTGGTCATCATGTTATTTGTGTTGATAATAACGAAGAAAAAATCAAGTTAATGAAATCTGGTCAGTCCCCTATTTATGAACCCGGACTCTCGGATTTGATGCAGGGTTGTACTGAATCAGGAAAATTAGAATTTACCTCAGATTTAGCGGCCGGGGTTGCTCATGGGGAAATCTTATTTATTGCCGTCGGAACCCCTGCTTTACCCAATGGAGAAAGCGATACTCGTTATGTCGAAGCAGTGGCCCGAGGTATCGGTTCTAACTTAAATGGAGGTTATAAAGTTATTGTTAATAAGTCTACCGTTCCTATTGGTTCGGGGGACTGGGTAAGAATGATTGTTCTTGACGGGTTTAATGAACAAAAAAATAGTAATATAACCCCAGAATTTGATGTAGTTAGTAACCCGGAATTTTTACGAGAAGGTTCAGCAGTTTATGATACTTTTAACCCTGATCGTATCGTTTTAGGCAGTAATAATGATAAAGCGATCGCTATGATGCAACAACTTTATTCTCCCTTAGTTGAGCGTAAATTTGGGGATGATATAAGCTTACCTCCTGTTCCTGTTGTTGTCACAGACTTAAACTCGGCCGAAATGATAAAATATGCAGCTAATGCGTTTTTAGCTACTAAAATTAGCTTTATTAATGAAGTAGCTAATATTTGCGATCGCGTTGGGGCTGATGTTACTCAAGTAGCAAAAGGTATCGGGTTAGATAGTCGTATTGGCAATAAATTCTTGCAAGCTGGAATTGGTTGGGGAGGCTCATGTTTTCCGAAAGATGTGTTAGCTTTGATTCACACTGCAACAGATTATGGTTATGAAACCGAACTTTTAAATGCGGCAGTACAAGTTAACAAACGTCAACGATTAATTGCGGTTGAAAAATTACAACAAGAACTGAAAATTTTGAAAGGAAAAACCATCGGATTGTTAGGATTAACCTTTAAACCTGACACTGATGATATGCGGGATGCTCCTTCTTTAATTATTATTGAACAACTCAATCGTTTAGGGGCAAAAGTTAAAGCTTATGATCCTATTGTCTCTCAATCTGGGATGAGTCATGGATTATCTGGGGTTATTATTGAAACTGATCCCGAAATGTTAGCAGATAGTTGTGATGCTTTGGTATTAGTGACTGATTGGCAAGCATTTTTAACGCTTAATTATGGAAAAATGGCCAGTTTAATGATCAATCCAGTTATTATTGATGGTCGTAATTTCTTAGAGCGTTCTAAATTAGAACAAGCAGGTTTCCGTTACGTGGGAATTGGTCGTTAA
- a CDS encoding UDP-glucuronic acid decarboxylase family protein translates to MRILVTGGAGFIGSHLIDRLMEQGHDVICLDNFYTGHKRNILKWFDNPYFELVRHDITEPIRLEVDQIYHLACPASPVHYQFNPVKTIKTNVLGTLYMMGLAKRVNARLLLASTSEVYGDPDVHPQPEEYRGNVNCTGPRACYDEGKRVAETLAFEYHREHKVDIRVARIFNTYGPRMLEHDGRVVSNFIVQALQKTPLTIYGDGSQTRSFCYVSDLVEGLIRLMNNDYIGPVNLGNPGEYTILELAQMIQGMINPDAELIYKPLPQDDPKQRQPDITKAKTYLNWQPTIALKEGLEMTINDFRERVS, encoded by the coding sequence ATGAGAATCCTCGTAACAGGAGGGGCCGGTTTTATCGGTTCCCATCTAATAGATCGTTTAATGGAACAAGGACATGATGTTATTTGTTTGGATAACTTCTATACTGGCCATAAACGCAATATCCTAAAATGGTTTGACAATCCCTACTTTGAATTGGTTCGTCACGATATCACCGAACCGATTCGTCTCGAAGTGGATCAAATTTATCATTTGGCTTGTCCAGCATCCCCTGTTCATTATCAATTTAACCCCGTTAAAACCATTAAAACCAATGTGTTAGGGACATTGTATATGATGGGACTCGCTAAACGAGTTAACGCGCGATTATTACTGGCCTCAACCTCAGAAGTGTATGGTGATCCCGATGTTCATCCTCAACCCGAAGAATATCGAGGTAATGTCAACTGTACTGGGCCAAGAGCGTGCTATGACGAAGGAAAACGAGTGGCCGAAACCCTAGCATTTGAATACCATCGAGAACACAAAGTCGACATTCGAGTTGCTCGAATTTTTAACACTTATGGGCCCAGAATGTTAGAACATGATGGTCGTGTGGTGAGTAATTTTATTGTTCAAGCATTACAAAAGACACCACTAACTATCTATGGAGATGGTTCTCAAACTCGAAGTTTCTGCTATGTTTCTGACCTAGTAGAAGGATTAATCCGATTAATGAATAACGATTATATTGGGCCCGTTAATTTAGGAAATCCTGGAGAATATACGATTTTAGAATTAGCTCAAATGATTCAAGGAATGATTAATCCTGATGCTGAGTTAATTTATAAACCTTTACCCCAGGATGATCCTAAACAACGACAACCTGATATTACCAAAGCTAAAACCTATCTTAATTGGCAACCGACTATTGCACTTAAAGAAGGGTTAGAAATGACAATTAATGATTTCCGTGAGCGAGTTTCATAA
- a CDS encoding Ppx/GppA phosphatase family protein, with protein sequence MTDFLNFCRLGAIDIGTNSIHMVVVDIDKTLAAFTIVTTEKDTVRLGERDPKTGELTIEAMGRAIASLQRCKDLAISLNVDHLVAVATSATREASNGQAFLDRIDTEVGIMVNLISGYEEARRIYLGVLSVMDFQDQPHIIIDIGGGSTEIILADSQEPRFLSSTKVGAVRLTQEFVSTDPISHRELTNLQAYVRGMLERPIDELRQKLNKNETPKLVGTSGTIQTLATLHAYEHLGEIPNPFQGYQMTRQGIQELFRKFASMDYKERLSLPGMSDKRAEIILAGSTILLEAMTMLELENIVICERALREGMIVDWMLTHGLIDNRWRYQSEVRQRSVIKIARKYQVDLVHSERIAQFALSLFDQLKGILHYWGDEERELLWSASILHNCGLYISHAAHHKHSYYLIRHGELLGFAEIDLETIANIARYHRKSSPKRKHEDYSKLPDKYRKIIKQLSAILRLAVALDRRQIEAIKEIECKYDAEYKKLHLHLVAVNPDDDCALELWNLEYKKIVFEDEYGVKLIATLECVCTPLNK encoded by the coding sequence ATGACAGACTTCCTCAACTTCTGTCGGTTAGGAGCGATCGACATTGGTACTAATTCAATTCATATGGTAGTGGTAGATATCGATAAAACTCTAGCCGCTTTTACCATTGTTACCACAGAAAAAGATACTGTCCGGTTAGGAGAACGAGACCCCAAAACAGGAGAACTTACCATTGAGGCCATGGGACGAGCGATCGCGTCTTTGCAACGGTGTAAAGATCTCGCAATAAGTCTTAATGTAGATCACCTAGTGGCAGTTGCCACGAGTGCAACCAGAGAAGCGTCTAACGGACAAGCTTTTTTAGATCGAATTGACACAGAAGTGGGGATCATGGTTAATTTGATCTCCGGTTATGAAGAAGCGCGTCGCATTTATTTAGGGGTCTTATCCGTAATGGATTTTCAGGATCAACCCCATATTATCATTGATATTGGGGGAGGATCGACCGAAATTATCTTAGCAGACTCTCAAGAACCTCGGTTTTTAAGTAGTACTAAGGTAGGTGCAGTCAGACTGACTCAAGAATTTGTCAGCACTGATCCGATTAGTCACAGAGAATTGACTAATTTACAGGCCTATGTAAGAGGAATGCTAGAACGTCCTATTGATGAATTACGTCAGAAATTAAATAAGAATGAAACCCCTAAATTAGTAGGGACATCAGGAACTATTCAAACCTTGGCAACCCTTCATGCTTATGAACATTTAGGAGAAATTCCTAACCCCTTCCAAGGTTATCAAATGACTCGTCAAGGGATTCAAGAATTATTCAGAAAATTTGCCTCAATGGATTATAAAGAACGGCTTTCTTTACCAGGAATGTCGGATAAAAGAGCCGAAATTATCTTAGCGGGATCGACAATTTTACTTGAAGCAATGACGATGTTAGAGTTAGAAAATATCGTTATTTGTGAGCGCGCTTTACGAGAAGGCATGATTGTAGATTGGATGTTAACTCATGGATTAATTGATAATCGTTGGCGTTATCAAAGTGAAGTTCGTCAGCGCAGTGTCATCAAAATTGCTCGTAAATATCAAGTTGATTTAGTTCATAGTGAAAGAATTGCTCAGTTTGCTTTGAGTTTATTTGATCAACTTAAAGGCATTCTCCATTATTGGGGAGATGAAGAAAGAGAATTACTTTGGTCTGCGAGTATTTTACATAATTGTGGCTTATATATTAGTCATGCGGCTCATCATAAACATTCTTATTATTTAATTCGTCATGGTGAGTTATTAGGTTTTGCAGAAATTGACTTAGAAACTATTGCAAATATTGCTCGTTATCATCGCAAAAGTTCTCCAAAAAGAAAGCATGAAGACTATAGTAAATTGCCTGATAAATACAGAAAAATAATTAAACAACTCAGTGCTATTTTACGGTTAGCAGTAGCTTTAGATAGGCGACAAATTGAAGCAATTAAAGAGATAGAGTGTAAATATGATGCTGAATACAAAAAGCTTCATTTACATTTAGTTGCTGTCAATCCTGATGATGATTGTGCTTTAGAATTATGGAATTTAGAGTATAAAAAGATTGTATTTGAAGACGAATATGGGGTTAAATTAATAGCTACTTTGGAATGCGTTTGTACACCATTAAATAAATAA
- a CDS encoding TylF/MycF/NovP-related O-methyltransferase, with the protein MVFNLKQKVKKFFPNLKKEKPDWEIKYEFKQQFFRCAFKAIEYNGIDGDYLEFGCHGGMTFGMAYKEIERRKLPVRMWAFDSFEGLPPCQGAEDQHPKWVENSMKTSLEEFNLLCSRNGIPSNKYETVVGYYEDSLNETSEIKLPNNICLAYIDCDLYSSTKTILEFLKPRLKHGMIIAFDDYYWWSSENISGERRAMLEFFDNNPQWNLDPYIQYGWASKSFVVENRKLLEGLGKS; encoded by the coding sequence ATGGTTTTTAACTTAAAGCAAAAGGTCAAAAAATTTTTTCCTAATCTTAAAAAAGAAAAACCTGATTGGGAAATTAAGTATGAATTCAAACAACAATTTTTCCGATGTGCTTTTAAAGCGATTGAATACAATGGAATTGATGGAGATTATCTTGAATTTGGCTGTCATGGTGGAATGACTTTTGGCATGGCTTACAAAGAGATTGAGCGACGAAAACTACCCGTTAGAATGTGGGCATTTGATTCTTTTGAAGGCTTGCCTCCATGTCAAGGGGCTGAAGATCAACATCCAAAATGGGTAGAAAATTCTATGAAAACATCCCTTGAAGAATTTAATTTATTATGCTCGCGCAATGGAATTCCTAGCAATAAATATGAAACTGTTGTTGGATATTACGAGGATAGCTTGAATGAAACTTCAGAAATAAAATTGCCGAATAATATTTGTCTAGCTTACATTGACTGTGATCTATATTCAAGTACTAAAACTATTCTGGAATTTCTCAAGCCACGCTTAAAGCATGGAATGATTATCGCCTTTGATGATTACTACTGGTGGTCATCTGAAAACATATCTGGTGAACGTCGAGCAATGCTAGAGTTTTTTGATAATAATCCTCAATGGAACTTAGATCCTTATATACAATATGGATGGGCAAGTA
- a CDS encoding DUF2949 domain-containing protein, giving the protein MYNFDKQQPLLEFLRQELNIPTESIELAQRHPDLPYSSLPMLLWGYGLISLSQLERIFDWLDHGWVNSVKTME; this is encoded by the coding sequence ATGTATAATTTTGATAAACAACAACCTTTACTTGAATTCTTACGGCAAGAATTAAATATTCCCACAGAATCTATTGAATTAGCACAGCGTCATCCTGATTTACCTTATTCATCTTTACCCATGCTTTTATGGGGATATGGACTGATTAGTTTATCTCAATTAGAACGAATTTTTGATTGGTTAGATCATGGTTGGGTTAATTCGGTTAAGACAATGGAATAA